The Drosophila nasuta strain 15112-1781.00 chromosome 2L, ASM2355853v1, whole genome shotgun sequence genome window below encodes:
- the LOC132789875 gene encoding protein tiptop, whose translation MMLHEAVMLEIYRQALSASELASPRCQSRESNASAAGAGDARCPSNESHCSANDCLTPAPTPTPTTAASPVGLPLTATLAPSAAAALLPPQSAAMAAYLAAAQQNHLLLTNPLAAAASLVQQATQQAASPAASNPHEEEEPPALDFSRKRATSECEAAASDEEQEELADQESAPLDLSVSTRKRQTPNLEQDSPARKLPRSDYKSPLPPGSWVPPLNPYLAAVAAKSAAGLSGKLAPSEASKALEKMSEMSRLETPPPSNRTPASNNNSVGATGGTSGGGRHSAWQSHWLNKGADAAKDVFKCVWCKQSFATLALLTTHMKETQHCGVQVPSPSSNSNSTPGTTQPSSASRNNNATSTNSSNCSSNSSSTSSSSSKSELNMLIKETMPLPRKLVRGQDVWLGKGAEQTRQILKCMWCGQSFRSLAEMTSHMQETQHYTNIISQEQIISWKSGDERPSNGERSSAAMGGNNSSGGTPTAPSVSAVLTCKVCDQAFATLKELSTHMAQQSHYKDANAASSCASSSASPPAPTAGGAGKRGRQARNEKRKKSLPVRKLLELERSGSGGGLDSALKPLRDFAAATKITCEKCGSKIETALFVEHIRKCLGDSIPIPPRREQQRLASPSMQSEKPSNSSSTGGGPSVLNALEQLIEKSFESRVGRLAPGYPETGTPLGASILKRLGIDDSSDYTKPLMDAQVMQMQLLRSSYPSRDRSASESSSASRVESAYTPDRQQATPRRTPDTPASSVVATPSLPPPASSIKSEPIEAEQELEATSNNNSRHLINVKKEFSMDSVTGNARGSPSASSERSNNSPPAVPATQTTNLAESGSLLALNSMFDQLSSVETNNNNTGLCFNNNNNNNSTGNGNSKKAKAHPLAALQKLCETTDPPASNTRSASSASSTTPSLGLGGVGGNDLVAFSWACNEAVLSASTAGAAGGGGGAGGGELIIKCSFCDTPFGSKGAYRHHLSKVHFVKDAAEDSPTTTTTTLAAAASQLKSPAAAQSPKSLPMASPKRSASRSPATPAVQQLPQTSPSTSLYDESPQSKFLKYTELAKQLSSKNA comes from the exons ATGATGCTACACGAGGCTGTTATGCTGGAGATTTATCGCCAGGCGTTGAGTGCAAG CGAGTTGGCAAGTCCGCGTTGTCAATCGCGGGAGTCGAATGCCTCGGCAGCTGGCGCTGGAGATGCGCGTTGTCCATCGAATGAATCGCACTGCTCGGCCAACGATTGTCTGACCCCCGCACCTACGCCCACGCCCACCACAGCCGCCTCCCCTGTGGGTCTGCCCCTCACCGCCACCTTGGCTCCCTCGGCAGCTGCAGCGTTGCTGCCTCCGCAATCCGCTGCGATGGCCGCTTATCTGGCTGCCGCACAACAGAATCATTTGCTGCTGACCAATCCGCTGGCAGCGGCCGCTTCTCTGGTGCAACAGGCAACGCAACAGGCCGCTTCGCCAGCTGCCAGTAATCCCCACGAAGAGGAAGAGCCTCCTGCACTCGACTTTAGTCGGAAGCGAGCGACGTCGGAATGCGAGGCAGCTGCTAGCGATGAGGAGCAGGAAGAGCTGGCGGATCAGGAGTCCGCGCCTTTGGATTTGTCGGTGAGCACACGAAAGCGACAGACGCCGAACCTGGAGCAGGATTCCCCAGCTAGGAAGTTGCCAAGAAGCGACTACAAATCGCCCTTGCCACCAGGCAGTTGGGTGCCTCCCTTGAATCCCTATTTGGCGGCTGTGGCAGCCAAGTCAGCGGCGGGTTTAAGTGGCAAACTAGCGCCAAGTGAGGCGAGCAAAGCCCTGGAGAAGATGAGCGAAATGAGTCGCCTGGAGACGCCGCCACCGAGCAATCGAACTCCCGCTTCCAACAACAACTCAGTGGGAGCAACTGGAGGAACTTCGGGAGGCGGACGTCACAGTGCTTGGCAATCGCATTGGCTAAACAAAGGTGCCGATGCTGCTAAGGATGTGTTCAAGTGCGTCTGGTGCAAGCAGAGCTTTGCCACGCTCGCCCTGCTCACCACCCACATGAAGGAGACGCAACACTGCGGCGTTCAAGTTCCTTCGCCCTCCTCCAACTCGAATTCCACGCCAGGAACAACACAACCTTCGTCGGCATCGCGAAACAACAATGCCACATCGACCAACAGCTCGAATTGCTCCAGCAACAGCTCGTCGACATCCTCAAGTTCCTCCAAGTCCGAGCTGAATATGCTCATCAAGGAGACAATGCCGCTGCCCCGCAAACTCGTCCGTGGTCAGGACGTTTGGCTGGGCAAGGGAGCGGAGCAAACCCGACAGATACTCAAGTGCATGTGGTGTGGTCAGAGCTTCCGTTCGCTGGCCGAGATGACGAGCCACATGCAGGAGACTCAGCACTACACGAACATCATATCGCAGGAGCAGATCATCTCCTGGAAGTCCGGTGACGAACGACCCTCAAACGGGGAGCGTTCCTCTGCAGCAATGGGAGGGAATAACTCCTCAGGGGGCACGCCCACAGCGCCCAGTGTGAGTGCTGTGCTTACCTGTAAGGTGTGCGATCAGGCATTCGCAACGCTCAAGGAGCTAAGCACCCACATGGCTCAACAGTCGCATTACAAGGATGCGAATGCCGCTTCCAGTTGCGCTTCTTCCTCCGCTTCGCCGCCAGCTCCGACTGCAGGAGGCGCAGGAAAGCGTGGACGACAAGCACGCAACGAGAAGCGCAAGAAATCGCTCCCAGTGCGAAAACTCCTTGAGCTGGAACGCTCCGGAAGCGGAGGTGGCCTTGACTCGGCCTTAAAACCGTTGCGGGACTTTGCAGCGGCCACGAAAATAACGTGTGAGAAATGCGGCAGTAAGATTGAGACTGCGCTGTTTGTGGAGCACATAAGGAAGTGCCTGGGTGACAGCATTCCCATTCCCCCGAGGCGAGAGCAACAGCGTCTGGCCAGTCCCAGCATGCAGTCGGAGAAGCCCAGCAATAGCTCCTCCACAGGCGGAGGTCCTTCGGTGTTGAATGCCCTCGAGCAACTGATCGAGAAGAGCTTCGAATCGCGTGTGGGACGCTTAGCCCCTGGTTATCCGGAGACTGGCACACCGCTAGGAGCTAGCATATTGAAGCGTCTGGGAATCGATGACAGCAGCGACTACACAAAGCCCCTGATGGATGCTCAGGTCATGCAGATGCAGTTGCTGCGTTCTTCGTATCCTTCGAGGGATCGCAGTGCCAGTGAATCGAGTTCTGCTAGCCGCGTAGAGTCCGCTTATACGCCGGACCGACAGCAGGCGACGCCACGTCGCACTCCAGATACGCCAGCGTCCTCGGTGGTAGCAACTCCTTCGCTTCCACCACCAGCGAGCAGCATCAAGTCGGAGCCAATCGAGGCGGAGCAGGAACTGGAAGCtactagcaacaacaatagtcgACATCTCATCAACGTCAAGAAGGAGTTCAGCATGGACTCGGTAACGGGCAATGCTCGGGGAAGTCCCAGCGCCAGCAGCGAACGCTCGAACAATTCACCGCCCGCTGTGCCAGCTACGCAGACAACAAACCTGGCGGAGAGTGGAAGTTTACTGGCTCTTAACTCCATGTTTGATCAGCTGAGCAGCgtagaaaccaacaacaataatactg GACTTtgcttcaacaacaacaacaacaacaacagtactGGAAATGGCAACTCAAAGAAAGCGAAAGCACATCCGCTGGCAGCATTGCAAAAGCTCTGCGAAACAACCGATCCTCCAGCCTCGAACACACGCAGTgcctcctccgcctcctcaACCACACCGAGCTTGGGTCTAGGCGGAGTGGGAGGCAATGATCTGGTTGCCTTCAGCTGGGCCTGCAACGAGGCGGTGTTAAGTGCGAGCACAGCGGGAGCAGCAGGCGGCGGAGGAGGTGCGGGAGGCGGGGAGCTGATCATCAAGTGCTCGTTTTGTGATACGCCATTTGGATCGAAGGGCGCCTATCGTCACCATCTGTCCAAGGTGCACTTCGTCAAGGATGCTGCTGAGGATTCgcccaccacaacaacaacaacattagcaGCAGCGGCGTCGCAGCTCAAGTCGCCGGCGGCGGCGCAGTCACCGAAATCGCTGCCGATGGCCTCGCCAAAGCGTTCGGCATCGCGCAGTCCGGCAACGCCGGCAGTCCAACAGCTGCCGCAgacgtcgccgtcgacgtcgctgtaCGATGAGAGTCCGCAGTCCAAGTTCTTAAAGTACACGGAGCTGGCCAAGCAGTTGTCCTCGAAGAATGCCTAA